The following coding sequences are from one Musa acuminata AAA Group cultivar baxijiao chromosome BXJ2-4, Cavendish_Baxijiao_AAA, whole genome shotgun sequence window:
- the LOC103982051 gene encoding protein RGF1 INDUCIBLE TRANSCRIPTION FACTOR 1 — protein MGGGGTVEEEGGRWPPWLRPLLSTNFFVQCKYHADSHRNECNMYCLDCMSGALCSFCLDRHCGHHPIQIRRSSYHDVIRVSEIQKVLDLTGVQTYIINSARVVFLNERPQPRPRKGVTNNCEVCGRSLLDSFRFCSLGCKMAGTAPDRKRKNKILHEAIKIKSTTESDTDESYTSTSRGSEKSNVTHSFTPSTPPPTAASLSSAKRRKGIPHRAPFGSLILEF, from the exons ATG GGTGGAGGAGGgacggtggaggaggagggaggcCGGTGGccaccgtggctgcggccgcttcTGTCGACGAACTTCTTCGTCCAATGCAAGTACCACGCTGATTCCCACAGGAACGAATGCAACATGTACTGTCTCGATTGCATGAGCGGCGCCCTCTGTTCCTTCTGTCTCGACCGCCACTGCGGCCACCACCCGATTCAG ATACGGAGGTCTTCCTACCACGACGTGATCAGAGTTTCCGAGATCCAGAAGGTGCTGGACCTCACCGGCGTGCAGACGTACATCATCAACAGCGCCCGCGTCGTCTTCCTCAACGAACGCCCCCAGCCGAGGCCGCGCAAGGGCGTCACCAACAACTGCGAGGTCTGCGGCCGGAGCCTGCTCGACTCCTTCCGCTTCTGCTCCCTCGGCTGCAAG ATGGCCGGCACCGCACCAGACCGCAAGAGGAAGAACAAAATCCTACACGAGGCCATCAAGATAAAGTCAACGACGGAGTCAGACACAGATGAGTCTTACACGAGCACCAGCCGTGGCAGCGAGAAGAGCAATGTGACACACAGCTTCACTCCGTCGACGCCGCCGCCGACCGCCGCCAGCCTCAGCAGCGCCAAGAGAAGGAAGGGCATCCCCCATAGGGCTCCCTTCGGAAGCCTGATACTGGAGTTCTAG
- the LOC135587073 gene encoding E3 ubiquitin-protein ligase Os04g0590900-like: protein MATNDNHPTWVAYEPTKDCSLGFCSFYCPQWCSVIFSPPPPVQFADEGSGRTFSPLVIAVIGILTSAFLIVSYYAIVSKYCGTFSSRRWWWPRPGHGTGTDDDELDSNLGQDGTWHFSPTNGLDEALISKITVCKYKRDDGLIEVTDCAVCLGEFRKDDTLRLLPKCSHAFHVPCIDTWLRSHSNCPLCRANIVPVTSAAPLQLPAPPPQQTENNIPIREGEHEDEVVLVIPDGDEETELPKNPSRIHCSSGEMEDGSTVVGTRDGDLQPIRRSLSMDCSYRDGVSIVELLQMTYASSSRRWGGEHRKNSSSTSGPHGVMSPAPMKRSFSSGRVWLTRQAKGSNSMLPV from the coding sequence ATGGCCACCAATGACAACCATCCAACATGGGTTGCCTATGAGCCAACCAAGGACTGCTCTTTGGGCTTCTGTAGCTTCTACTGCCCCCAGTGGTGCTCTGTTATCTTCTCACCCCCTCCTCCCGTCCAATTCGCCGACGAGGGCTCCGGTCGGACCTTCTCGCCCCTCGTGATCGCCGTCATCGGAATCCTCACGAGCGCCTTCCTCATCGTCAGCTACTACGCCATCGTCTCCAAGTACTGCGGCACCTTCAGCTCGCGACGGTGGTGGTGGCCCAGGCCTGGGCACGGCACAGGCACCGACGACGATGAGCTCGACAGCAACCTGGGACAAGATGGAACATGGCATTTCTCCCCAACGAATGGGCTCGACGAGGCCCTGATCAGTAAGATCACGGTCTGCAAATACAAGAGAGACGACGGCCTGATCGAGGTTACCGACTGCGCGGTGTGCCTGGGCGAGTTCCGGAAAGACGACACCCTCCGGTTGCTCCCCAAGTGCAGCCATGCCTTCCACGTTCCGTGCATCGATACTTGGTTGAGGTCACACTCCAACTGTCCTCTCTGTCGAGCCAATATCGTGCCTGTGACTTCGGCGGCGCCGCTGCAGTTGCCAGCTCCTCCTCCACAACAGACGGAGAACAATATTCCGATCAGGGAGGGCGAGCACGAGGATGAGGTGGTTTTAGTCATCCCCGACGGAGACGAAGAGACAGAATTGCCTAAGAATCCCTCGCGAATTCACTGCAGCTCCGGAGAGATGGAGGACGGCAGTACGGTGGTCGGGACTAGAGACGGTGATCTGCAGCCGATAAGGCGATCGCTGTCGATGGACTGTTCGTATCGCGACGGGGTTTCGATCGTCGAATTGTTGCAGATGACCTATGCGAGTTCGTCAAGACGGTGGGGAGGAGAGCACAGAAAGAACAGTAGCAGCACGAGCGGGCCGCACGGTGTGATGAGCCCCGCCCCGATGAAACGATCCTTCTCTAGTGGCAGAGTGTGGTTGACAAGGCAGGCGAAGGGAAGCAATTCAATGCTCCCAGTGTGA
- the LOC135610239 gene encoding uncharacterized protein At2g38710-like — MVSANREMAVYCFDTLVAHYNSEQAPPPGFEEGQHPLFVTWKKAINGAEPRLRGCIGTLEARCIINGFRDYALTSALRDRRFPPIQAKELPFLECTVSILTDYEPALDYLDWEVGKHGLIIEFTDPDYNTRRSATYLPEVAAHEGWTKLETIDSLMRKAGYNGAISESLRNRLHITRYQSTLYTMHYRDYASYVKMTRGDSLLINGAKPIH; from the exons ATGGTGTCTGCCAATCGGGAAATGGCGGTCTATTGCTTCGACACTCTCGTCGCCCACTATAACAGCGAGCAGGCGCCGCCCCCGGGTTTCGAGGAAGGCCAGCA CCCATTGTTTGTTACATGGAAGAAAGCAATCAACGGAGCAGAGCCTCGTCTCCGTGGATGTATTGGAACTCTAGAAGCCCGCTGCATAATCAATGGTTTCAGGGATTATGCATTAACAAG TGCTTTGAGGGACCGCCGCTTTCCTCCAATACAGGCTAAAGAACTGCCATTTTTGGAATGTACAGTATCTATATTAACTGATTATGAACCTGCTCTTGACTACCTTGATTGGGAG GTTGGGAAACATGGTTTGATCATTGAATTTACTGACCCTGATTACAACACTAGGCGTAGTGCAACATACTTGCCTGAGGTTGCTGCCCATGAAG GTTGGACTAAGCTAGAAACCATCGATTCACTGATGAGGAAAGCAGGATATAATGGTGCCATAAGCGAGTCGCTTCGAAATCGACTTCACATTACCCGCTACCAGTCCACCCTCTACACCATGCACTACAGAGACTATGCTTCTTACGTCAAGATGACTAGAGGTGATTCCCTTCTAATTAATGGGGCTAAACCCATCCATTGA
- the LOC135610238 gene encoding zinc finger CCCH domain-containing protein 56-like isoform X2 yields MDYGGGAAYPGSNAIAIIPDASGPPDSWPPGGNDQPMWATDEDYRSWSGDPSADAASNSAYDGRLSRSRAGSEQPPGKKGRNSQADAQGGNRTTTSKAIGKMFFKTKLCCKFRAGTCPYITNCNFAHGIEELRRPPPNWQEIVAAQEEGSSEPREERRIPTMNSSVVAGESERSYKGRRCKKFYTEEGCPYGDSCTFIHDEQSKARESVTISLSPMVGGSGLGGGANTPTQKPSNWKTRTCHKWEMTGYCPFGNKCHFAHGAAGMVGVLWKQKVEMPPWLFQTLSMVGCTQSSPHRMLPLLQTVQFLMLICIISASLLRGPLVSYRGRGRGQLENGRGLTKLVRYMVTGLMT; encoded by the exons ATGGATTATGGCGGTGGAGCTGCGTACCCTGGTAGCAATGCCATCGCAATCATCCCGGACGCCTCCGGCCCTCCCGATTCCTGGCCCCCGGGAGGAAACGACCAGCCAATGTGGGCGACCGACGAGGATTACCGTTCTTGGAGCGGAGACCCATCCGCCGACGCCGCCTCCAACTCCGCTTACGACGGCCGCCTGTCCCGGTCTCGGGCCGGTAGTGAGCAGCCCCCGGGCAAGAAAGGTCGGAACTCCCAAGCGGATGCCCAGGGTGGTAACAGGACTACCACTTCCAAGGCCATCGGGAAGATGTTCTTTAAGACGAAGCTTTGCTGCAAGTTCCGCGCCGGGACTTGCCCTTACATCACGAACTGCAATTTTGCTCATGGGATCGAGGAGCTCCGCAGGCCGCCGCCAAACTGGCAAGAAATTGTGGCGGCTCAAGAGGAGGGCTCCTCCGAGCCCAGAGAAGAACGTCGGATACCGACGATGAACTCATCGGTCGTGGCTGGGGAGTCCGAGAGATCTTATAAAGGACGGCGGTGTAAGAAGTTCTACACCGAAGAGGGCTGCCCGTATGGGGATAGTTGCACCTTCATCCATGATGAGCAATCCAAGGCTCGGGAGAGCGTGACGATCAGTCTGTCGCCCATGGTTGGAGGCAGCGGACTAGGGGGAGGTGCGAATACGCCGACTCAGAAACCTTCAAATTGGAAGACGAGGACTTGTCACAAGTGGGAGATGACTGGGTATTGCCCCTTTGGCAACAAGTGCCACTTTGCTCATGGTGCAGCAG GTATGGTGGGGGTCCTGTGGAAACAGAAGGTAGAGATGCCTCCTTGGTTGTTTCAGACTCTAAGCATGGTGGGGTGCACACAAAGTTCCCCCCATCGGATGCTTCCGTTGCTTCAAACAGTTCAGTTCCTCATGCTGATATGTATCATATCGGCGTCCCTTCTCAGAGGTCCGCTGGTGTCGTACAGAGGCAGGGGCAGAGGTCAGTTGGAAAATGGAAGGGGCCTGACAAAATTAGTAAGATATATGGTGACTGGATTGATGACATAG
- the LOC135610238 gene encoding zinc finger CCCH domain-containing protein 56-like isoform X1 yields the protein MDYGGGAAYPGSNAIAIIPDASGPPDSWPPGGNDQPMWATDEDYRSWSGDPSADAASNSAYDGRLSRSRAGSEQPPGKKGRNSQADAQGGNRTTTSKAIGKMFFKTKLCCKFRAGTCPYITNCNFAHGIEELRRPPPNWQEIVAAQEEGSSEPREERRIPTMNSSVVAGESERSYKGRRCKKFYTEEGCPYGDSCTFIHDEQSKARESVTISLSPMVGGSGLGGGANTPTQKPSNWKTRTCHKWEMTGYCPFGNKCHFAHGAAELHRYGGGPVETEGRDASLVVSDSKHGGVHTKFPPSDASVASNSSVPHADMYHIGVPSQRSAGVVQRQGQRSVGKWKGPDKISKIYGDWIDDIE from the exons ATGGATTATGGCGGTGGAGCTGCGTACCCTGGTAGCAATGCCATCGCAATCATCCCGGACGCCTCCGGCCCTCCCGATTCCTGGCCCCCGGGAGGAAACGACCAGCCAATGTGGGCGACCGACGAGGATTACCGTTCTTGGAGCGGAGACCCATCCGCCGACGCCGCCTCCAACTCCGCTTACGACGGCCGCCTGTCCCGGTCTCGGGCCGGTAGTGAGCAGCCCCCGGGCAAGAAAGGTCGGAACTCCCAAGCGGATGCCCAGGGTGGTAACAGGACTACCACTTCCAAGGCCATCGGGAAGATGTTCTTTAAGACGAAGCTTTGCTGCAAGTTCCGCGCCGGGACTTGCCCTTACATCACGAACTGCAATTTTGCTCATGGGATCGAGGAGCTCCGCAGGCCGCCGCCAAACTGGCAAGAAATTGTGGCGGCTCAAGAGGAGGGCTCCTCCGAGCCCAGAGAAGAACGTCGGATACCGACGATGAACTCATCGGTCGTGGCTGGGGAGTCCGAGAGATCTTATAAAGGACGGCGGTGTAAGAAGTTCTACACCGAAGAGGGCTGCCCGTATGGGGATAGTTGCACCTTCATCCATGATGAGCAATCCAAGGCTCGGGAGAGCGTGACGATCAGTCTGTCGCCCATGGTTGGAGGCAGCGGACTAGGGGGAGGTGCGAATACGCCGACTCAGAAACCTTCAAATTGGAAGACGAGGACTTGTCACAAGTGGGAGATGACTGGGTATTGCCCCTTTGGCAACAAGTGCCACTTTGCTCATGGTGCAGCAG AACTACACAGGTATGGTGGGGGTCCTGTGGAAACAGAAGGTAGAGATGCCTCCTTGGTTGTTTCAGACTCTAAGCATGGTGGGGTGCACACAAAGTTCCCCCCATCGGATGCTTCCGTTGCTTCAAACAGTTCAGTTCCTCATGCTGATATGTATCATATCGGCGTCCCTTCTCAGAGGTCCGCTGGTGTCGTACAGAGGCAGGGGCAGAGGTCAGTTGGAAAATGGAAGGGGCCTGACAAAATTAGTAAGATATATGGTGACTGGATTGATGACATAGAGTAG
- the LOC103982055 gene encoding RPM1 interacting protein 13, with protein sequence MEEDKVDLAKAVEKEESRADDEDDDCYVIDPVADCFGKLTLGDPSDDVILVAEKGPVALRDFPHPRHLCANFPFNCTAHESYCSKCFCYVCEVAAPCSRWNGANGHCSVYTKEGPRSEASAQAPRAGIDTKEMQPPRSEYMGRMKLLE encoded by the exons ATGGAAGAAGATAAGGTTGACTTGGCGAAGGCGGTGGAGAAAGAGGAAAGCAGAGCTGACGACGAAGACGATGACTGCTATGTGATCGACCCCGTCGCTGATTGCTTCGGCAAGCTTACTCTCGGCGATCCTTCTGACGACGTCATCCTTGTTGCCGAGAAGGGACCT GTGGCACTCAGGGATTTCCCGCATCCGAGGCATCTCTGTGCAAACTTCCCCTTCAACTGCACCGCTCATGAGAGCTACTGTAGCAAG TGTTTCTGTTATGTCTGCGAAGTAGCTGCTCCCTGCTCGCGGTGGAACGGAGCTAATGGACACTGCAGTGTCTACACCAAGGAAGGCCCGCGGTCAGAAGCCTCTGCTCAAGCTCCTCGTGCAGGAATCGATACGAAAGAAATGCAACCGCCGAGGTCGGAATACATGGGACGGATGAAGCTTTTAGAATAA